One region of Candidatus Bathyarchaeia archaeon genomic DNA includes:
- a CDS encoding malate dehydrogenase, translated as MLHIALIGIGRVGQATAFALAHEQYINELTLVDVAPRLAWAVAEEMRHASAGMHASLDVNAFEKVEDISNADIIIVTAGKPAAPRAGRRGLVEANAKTIKNLAETVAARNPSARYLIVTNPVDAMATLFKEASEANYVIGSGCHLDSLRLRAEVAKQVKVPIRYVEGYVGGEHGHNDVYLWSTVKINGEPFDEHLKRRKLKIRKNRIIALVHDNTEDILAVLGGTTFGPATAFREIVRAMALNTHSLISVAAPYKTVDIPEPVYISVPSKLGMSIGPTIEQALTLAERKGLKGAAKAVHDLYRVAREVAA; from the coding sequence GTGTTGCATATTGCCCTGATAGGTATCGGCCGAGTTGGTCAGGCGACGGCCTTTGCTTTGGCACACGAGCAATACATAAACGAGTTAACATTGGTTGATGTTGCTCCAAGACTCGCTTGGGCCGTTGCAGAAGAAATGCGCCATGCAAGCGCAGGTATGCATGCATCATTAGATGTCAACGCGTTTGAAAAAGTTGAAGATATCTCTAACGCGGATATCATAATTGTCACTGCAGGCAAACCCGCGGCGCCGAGAGCGGGTAGAAGAGGCCTAGTGGAGGCAAACGCGAAAACTATCAAAAATCTAGCTGAAACTGTGGCGGCTCGAAACCCAAGTGCGAGATACCTTATTGTGACAAATCCCGTGGACGCAATGGCTACTTTATTCAAGGAAGCAAGTGAAGCAAACTACGTCATTGGCAGTGGGTGCCACCTTGATAGTCTTAGATTGAGAGCTGAAGTGGCTAAACAGGTCAAGGTGCCCATACGCTACGTTGAAGGATATGTAGGGGGAGAGCACGGTCATAACGATGTCTACTTGTGGTCAACCGTCAAAATAAACGGGGAACCTTTTGACGAACACTTGAAAAGAAGAAAACTGAAAATCAGGAAGAATCGTATCATTGCTCTTGTCCATGACAACACTGAAGACATATTGGCGGTGCTCGGCGGCACCACGTTCGGTCCTGCCACAGCCTTTCGAGAGATAGTGCGAGCAATGGCTTTGAACACTCACAGTTTGATTTCGGTAGCAGCGCCTTACAAAACTGTGGATATACCTGAGCCAGTGTATATTAGCGTTCCTTCGAAACTTGGAATGAGCATCGGACCTACAATTGAGCAAGCACTTACTCTTGCAGAAAGAAAAGGGTTAAAGGGCGCTGCTAAAGCAGTTCACGACTTGTATCGAGTTGCCCGTGAAGTCGCAGCGTGA
- a CDS encoding formylmethanofuran--tetrahydromethanopterin N-formyltransferase (catalyzes the transfer of a formyl group from formylmethanofuran to tetrahydromethanopterin tetrahydromethanopterin), with product MFKVHGVPIEDTFCETFNVRIARILITSVNRKWALESAMETKGLGRSAAIPPCEASLEAEAKPQLTPDSRPGFIIQLLDRKMESLREWLIIRIRKGVMPYPKTNVFDALPRKMADDFVDIKGTMIQTFGDGYEKETEAFGRRVYKIPRMDGEFYVERTFGIAKGVAGGMFLILAKSDESALEAAELALEGIKTVPYVVGKFAASGTKVGGKRYKDAIATTNDAYCPSLVGHRGNKIPIGVKCVYEVIVSGLRLEDVERAMKIGIENAVSVNGVSKITATNYGGTLGKGKISLHSLFNAGLAKSKD from the coding sequence GTGTTCAAGGTTCACGGTGTTCCAATCGAAGACACTTTCTGTGAAACTTTCAACGTACGCATTGCAAGGATACTGATAACTTCAGTGAACAGAAAATGGGCTTTAGAATCAGCAATGGAGACTAAAGGACTCGGCAGGTCAGCTGCGATTCCCCCGTGCGAAGCCTCTCTAGAGGCAGAAGCTAAGCCTCAGTTGACGCCTGACTCAAGACCGGGTTTCATCATACAGCTTCTTGACCGAAAAATGGAATCATTGCGAGAATGGCTTATAATCCGAATAAGAAAAGGAGTGATGCCATACCCTAAGACCAACGTGTTTGACGCCTTACCAAGAAAAATGGCGGACGATTTTGTGGACATTAAGGGTACAATGATACAGACTTTCGGAGACGGATACGAAAAGGAAACTGAAGCCTTTGGGAGACGTGTCTACAAGATACCTAGAATGGACGGCGAGTTCTACGTTGAAAGAACGTTCGGAATTGCGAAAGGCGTAGCCGGCGGCATGTTCCTAATTCTGGCGAAATCAGATGAATCAGCACTCGAAGCCGCTGAACTGGCACTTGAAGGCATAAAGACTGTCCCATACGTGGTTGGAAAGTTCGCTGCTTCCGGAACTAAAGTGGGAGGCAAAAGGTACAAGGACGCCATAGCTACAACTAATGATGCCTACTGCCCCTCACTTGTTGGGCATCGAGGAAACAAGATTCCCATAGGCGTGAAATGTGTCTATGAAGTCATTGTCAGCGGGCTTAGGCTGGAAGACGTGGAGCGCGCAATGAAGATCGGAATTGAGAATGCAGTAAGCGTGAACGGAGTGTCAAAGATTACTGCAACAAACTACGGCGGAACTCTCGGAAAGGGAAAGATCTCTCTGCACAGTCTATTCAACGCTGGGCTAGCTAAGTCGAAAGACTAA
- a CDS encoding glutamine synthetase beta-grasp domain-containing protein — translation MSEAMKKIQQENVKEIALQFTDINGVLHSLWVPSKLFQKISTEGIHMDGSSVGMVDISRSDLKLKPVLDTFTILPQGIFPQKVARVVCDIYEPDSETPFQLDPRSVLQKVINDARKLLGASVNYYASSEIEYFLLRRDDDGCLHLIDEGGYLATPPADLGVDTRLEIVENCRNMGILVEKHHHEVPPGKSELNLEYSNALKMADTIYLVKSIVKLTAAKRGLIASFMPKPFHGQYGCGLHTHISLIDDAKTRNVFYDSKGSHLLSKTGLHFIAGILKHAKALAALTNPTVNSYKRLVPGWEAPVYISWARYNRSVLVRVPPGKDLRTRLEYRPTDGSCNFYLAYAGLLAAGLDGVKRKIEPPEPVDEDIYEMSADTRRKRGIETLPENLGEALNEMSKDEYLQQCLGRPFCKKFMELKTAEWRDFNVTVHEWERRKYLDV, via the coding sequence ATGTCGGAAGCCATGAAGAAGATTCAGCAAGAAAACGTGAAGGAGATTGCACTGCAGTTTACAGACATTAATGGAGTTCTGCATTCTCTGTGGGTGCCCTCCAAGCTTTTCCAAAAGATATCCACGGAAGGCATTCACATGGACGGCTCATCTGTAGGAATGGTGGACATAAGCAGAAGCGATCTAAAGTTAAAGCCTGTCCTAGACACGTTTACGATACTTCCTCAGGGCATTTTCCCGCAAAAAGTCGCAAGAGTAGTCTGTGACATATATGAGCCAGATTCGGAAACACCGTTTCAGCTTGATCCAAGGTCTGTCCTCCAGAAAGTGATAAACGACGCCAGAAAACTGCTTGGGGCCTCTGTGAACTATTATGCGTCCAGCGAAATTGAATATTTCTTGCTGAGGAGAGATGACGATGGCTGCTTGCACCTGATTGATGAGGGTGGTTACTTGGCAACTCCTCCTGCAGACCTCGGAGTTGACACAAGACTTGAAATCGTAGAGAACTGCAGAAACATGGGTATTCTAGTCGAAAAGCACCACCACGAAGTGCCGCCTGGAAAATCCGAGCTGAATCTCGAGTACTCCAACGCGCTGAAGATGGCAGACACCATTTATTTGGTGAAGTCGATCGTTAAACTAACAGCCGCCAAGCGAGGCTTAATTGCTTCCTTCATGCCAAAGCCATTTCACGGTCAGTACGGATGTGGACTACACACTCACATCAGCCTCATAGACGACGCGAAAACTCGAAACGTATTCTATGACTCAAAGGGAAGTCATCTTCTGAGCAAAACAGGCTTGCACTTCATTGCAGGCATTCTGAAACATGCAAAAGCCCTAGCCGCTCTAACCAACCCCACAGTCAACTCTTATAAAAGACTGGTGCCTGGCTGGGAAGCCCCGGTTTACATATCGTGGGCTAGATATAATCGGTCTGTGCTTGTCAGGGTTCCTCCTGGAAAAGACTTGAGGACTAGGCTGGAGTACAGGCCAACAGACGGATCATGCAACTTCTACCTCGCATACGCAGGCTTACTTGCCGCTGGGTTGGACGGTGTAAAGAGAAAAATTGAGCCGCCAGAGCCAGTGGATGAGGACATATATGAAATGAGCGCAGACACAAGACGGAAAAGAGGCATAGAGACTCTTCCAGAAAACTTAGGAGAAGCTCTTAACGAAATGTCTAAAGACGAATACCTCCAGCAGTGTCTAGGCCGCCCATTCTGCAAGAAATTCATGGAACTCAAAACCGCTGAGTGGAGAGACTTTAACGTCACTGTGCACGAGTGGGAACGAAGAAAATACCTGGACGTTTAG
- a CDS encoding aconitase X catalytic domain-containing protein: MHLTREEERILKGESGEGTRKAMELLVAIGDAYDAPRLIEVSRAHAASSGQEGDLYFVELLAKGGATCKVPTSTNPVYDMECFDKMFRIPKEDSDVARRVMKGYKQIGAILSWCCTPYITENIPMYGENVSFSESSATPFVNTVIGARTNREAAQSALAAGVVGKTPEYGLYFEENRRGTAVVKVNATLRDEFDYSLLGQYVGKQIGYGIPVFTGISRRPSTEEMINLCAMLNTSGAIPMFHIPGITVEAPTLKEAFGGNTPKQEITVTGRELKETQEDLQTASGKVDIVQLGCPHYTLKQVVDVARLLQGKRIHRGVSFWICTSATALFLAERMGYVDAIEKAAGYVVADTCIDMVCWNGFKDKVGMTDSPKCAYYRRFKDVIVARLPDCVKAAVEGEWH, encoded by the coding sequence ATGCATTTGACTAGAGAAGAGGAACGAATCCTCAAAGGTGAGTCTGGAGAAGGAACACGAAAAGCCATGGAGCTACTTGTGGCAATTGGAGATGCTTACGATGCTCCAAGACTGATCGAAGTAAGTCGAGCGCACGCCGCATCAAGCGGTCAAGAAGGTGATCTTTACTTTGTTGAACTCTTGGCTAAAGGAGGCGCCACATGTAAGGTTCCCACTAGCACAAACCCAGTCTATGACATGGAATGTTTCGATAAAATGTTCAGAATTCCGAAGGAAGATTCTGATGTGGCTCGCAGAGTGATGAAGGGCTACAAGCAGATCGGCGCCATTTTGAGTTGGTGCTGCACACCGTACATAACAGAGAACATTCCAATGTATGGTGAAAATGTCTCGTTTTCCGAATCCAGCGCTACGCCATTCGTAAACACGGTGATTGGCGCAAGAACGAATCGGGAGGCGGCTCAAAGCGCGTTAGCGGCGGGAGTAGTTGGCAAAACTCCTGAGTACGGATTGTACTTCGAGGAGAATCGAAGGGGTACAGCAGTAGTCAAAGTGAACGCCACTCTTCGTGACGAGTTTGATTACTCGCTTCTGGGTCAGTATGTTGGCAAGCAGATCGGCTATGGAATCCCTGTATTCACGGGTATATCGCGCCGTCCTTCAACTGAGGAAATGATAAACCTATGCGCCATGCTGAACACGTCAGGCGCCATACCCATGTTTCACATACCCGGAATAACAGTTGAGGCTCCAACCCTCAAGGAAGCCTTTGGAGGCAATACCCCAAAACAGGAAATCACTGTGACTGGGCGTGAACTCAAGGAAACTCAAGAGGATCTTCAGACGGCAAGCGGCAAGGTCGACATCGTCCAGCTTGGGTGCCCGCATTACACGCTTAAGCAGGTAGTGGATGTTGCACGTTTGCTTCAGGGAAAGAGGATCCATCGCGGCGTATCGTTTTGGATTTGCACATCGGCAACCGCTTTGTTTCTAGCTGAAAGAATGGGGTATGTTGATGCAATAGAGAAAGCCGCGGGATACGTCGTAGCAGACACATGCATAGATATGGTTTGCTGGAACGGGTTCAAAGACAAGGTTGGCATGACCGACTCGCCCAAATGCGCCTACTACAGAAGATTCAAAGATGTAATAGTTGCAAGGCTGCCAGATTGCGTCAAAGCTGCAGTTGAAGGTGAATGGCATTGA
- a CDS encoding isoprenylcysteine carboxylmethyltransferase family protein, with protein MKDDAEDNAGVIAFPPLIGFGPLVVGLLLNWAFPLGFSPNGLQLRVSLPVIFIGVSPWILTVSLLQLVFSLSIIVLGILLMMWAGRTLRLNGTTVAVSKPTRVIVDGGPYRFSRNPIYLSGALIYVGIAVFFNALWAMLLLPVAFLGLQFGVIAREERYLERKFGEEYLRYKRKVRQWL; from the coding sequence ATGAAAGACGACGCGGAAGACAATGCTGGAGTGATAGCGTTTCCTCCATTAATCGGCTTTGGACCTCTGGTGGTGGGGCTGCTTCTAAATTGGGCTTTTCCTTTAGGCTTCTCGCCTAACGGGTTGCAGCTACGTGTCAGCTTGCCAGTCATTTTTATAGGTGTAAGTCCGTGGATCCTAACCGTCTCGTTATTGCAACTGGTTTTCAGCTTGTCCATCATCGTGTTGGGTATCCTTCTGATGATGTGGGCTGGTCGAACGCTTCGACTCAATGGCACGACTGTGGCTGTCTCTAAGCCCACTCGGGTAATCGTAGACGGAGGACCATATCGATTCTCGCGGAACCCAATTTACCTATCAGGGGCATTAATTTATGTGGGAATTGCTGTTTTCTTCAATGCGCTCTGGGCTATGCTGCTGTTACCTGTGGCGTTTCTGGGTTTACAGTTCGGGGTTATAGCTCGGGAGGAGCGATACCTCGAGAGGAAGTTTGGTGAGGAATACTTGCGGTACAAGAGAAAGGTCCGTCAGTGGCTCTAG
- a CDS encoding 6-bladed beta-propeller: MIGCYSRRIRFSGAAFLFTVLFLGVINPVSAQSYLFILKWGSNGSGDGQFNYSYGIAADGSGNVYISELYGYRVQKFTTSGSFILKWGTQGSGDGQFDRSLGVAIDGSGNVYVADDNNHRVQKFDSSGSFMLKWGSFGSGDGQFYGPSNVAVDGSGNVYVSDTSNNRIQKFNSSGGFVTKWGSSGTGDGQFSFPAGVAVDSSGNVYVVDNSNNRVQKFAVSGSLVTFLTKWGSYGSGDGFFSAPRGIAVDGSGDVYVADYFNHRVQKFTGSGSFITKWGGLGSGDGQFRYPAGVAVDGSGNVYVADTSNHRVQKFGQGYTLTITTTTGGTTNPSPGSHTYIVGATVSVTATPNVGYYFDHWELPPGANIGSFNPISLTMTKDYSLHAVFASAPPSVPEFPSANLSLFASTLAFMVVFYFTLKKKKKIHSKQL, encoded by the coding sequence ATGATTGGTTGTTATTCTCGTAGGATCAGATTTTCAGGTGCCGCTTTTCTGTTCACCGTTCTTTTCTTGGGTGTGATCAATCCAGTCTCCGCTCAATCATACCTATTCATCCTGAAATGGGGAAGTAATGGCTCCGGAGACGGACAATTCAACTATTCTTACGGTATTGCTGCCGATGGCTCAGGAAACGTGTACATAAGCGAACTGTACGGTTACCGCGTTCAAAAGTTTACCACTTCTGGAAGCTTCATCCTGAAATGGGGCACTCAAGGTTCCGGCGATGGACAGTTCGACCGTTCTCTGGGCGTCGCCATCGACGGCTCGGGAAATGTGTACGTAGCCGATGACAACAACCATCGAGTTCAGAAGTTTGATAGCTCTGGCAGTTTCATGCTAAAATGGGGAAGCTTTGGCTCTGGGGATGGTCAATTTTATGGTCCTTCGAATGTTGCTGTTGATGGTTCAGGAAACGTCTACGTTTCTGACACAAGCAATAATCGTATTCAGAAGTTCAATAGTTCTGGCGGCTTCGTAACGAAATGGGGCAGCAGTGGCACAGGCGACGGGCAGTTCAGCTTTCCAGCTGGCGTTGCAGTTGACAGCTCGGGAAACGTGTACGTGGTAGACAATAGCAATAATCGTGTTCAAAAGTTTGCTGTCTCAGGCTCCCTTGTAACCTTTCTAACCAAGTGGGGCAGTTATGGTTCTGGCGACGGCTTTTTCTCAGCGCCTCGCGGCATCGCTGTTGATGGTTCAGGAGATGTGTACGTGGCAGATTATTTCAATCACCGTGTCCAGAAGTTCACTGGTTCTGGCTCTTTCATAACCAAGTGGGGTGGTTTGGGCTCTGGCGACGGCCAATTCAGGTACCCTGCAGGTGTTGCAGTTGATGGTTCAGGAAACGTGTACGTGGCAGACACTTCCAACCATCGTGTTCAGAAATTTGGACAAGGATACACCTTGACTATTACCACGACTACAGGTGGAACCACCAACCCGTCGCCGGGAAGTCACACGTATATTGTTGGAGCCACGGTAAGTGTGACAGCTACGCCAAACGTTGGCTACTACTTTGATCACTGGGAACTGCCTCCAGGCGCCAATATTGGGTCGTTCAATCCCATCAGCCTCACAATGACCAAGGACTACAGTCTGCACGCAGTGTTCGCTTCTGCACCTCCAAGTGTACCGGAGTTTCCAAGCGCCAACCTCTCCCTATTTGCTTCCACACTCGCCTTCATGGTCGTCTTCTATTTCACACTCAAGAAGAAAAAGAAAATACACTCAAAGCAATTGTAA
- the hutI gene encoding imidazolonepropionase, with protein MGIEADFAITNANELVTLKGSNNRPRIKEEMQDLGIIQDGAVAVKGVKIVAVGRTKEVLRRLDKGFEVTDATGKLVTPGLIDSHVHLVFAGSREEELELMAVKGVPYLEIKAKGGGMPTTLKKTGETSTGELLERTTKILDTMLIHGTTTIEAKSGYEMTFQGEIRQLEIIKTLNQSHPIELVPTFMAQGIPFEYENRVDELTDEIVEKWIPEVAKRKLAEYCDVFCEKGYFNVAQSRRILETGKKYGMKLRIHADWLAHSGGAKLGAELGVVSADHLIFTPKEEIQALIKRGTIGTFLPTTPFCYLGTYAKAREIIGSGLPIALATDLSAADMCESMQMMMTIAVLQMKMTSAEALVASTFNAAHAIERAHRIGSLEIGKQADIVIFDAPNHGYFPYHYGINLADRVFKNGNLVAERGRRTR; from the coding sequence ATGGGTATAGAAGCTGACTTCGCCATCACCAATGCTAATGAGCTTGTCACTTTAAAGGGGTCGAACAACAGACCTAGAATCAAAGAGGAAATGCAGGATCTTGGAATCATCCAAGATGGAGCCGTTGCAGTCAAGGGCGTAAAAATAGTGGCAGTTGGACGCACAAAGGAAGTGCTAAGGCGCCTAGACAAAGGTTTTGAAGTCACAGATGCAACGGGTAAGCTAGTGACTCCCGGGCTTATCGATTCTCATGTTCACTTGGTTTTTGCTGGTTCAAGGGAAGAAGAACTCGAGTTGATGGCAGTGAAGGGCGTTCCATACTTAGAGATTAAAGCCAAAGGCGGAGGCATGCCTACAACTCTCAAGAAAACCGGTGAGACATCAACGGGAGAACTTCTTGAACGAACCACGAAGATACTTGATACCATGCTTATCCATGGCACGACAACGATTGAGGCGAAAAGCGGTTATGAAATGACGTTTCAGGGTGAAATCAGGCAACTTGAAATAATAAAGACGCTGAACCAGTCGCATCCGATTGAGTTAGTTCCGACTTTTATGGCTCAAGGAATTCCCTTCGAATACGAGAACAGAGTGGATGAGCTTACAGATGAAATCGTTGAGAAATGGATTCCAGAGGTTGCCAAGCGAAAGCTGGCTGAATACTGTGACGTGTTTTGTGAAAAAGGATACTTCAATGTGGCACAGTCTCGTAGGATTCTTGAAACAGGAAAAAAATATGGGATGAAGTTGAGGATACACGCTGATTGGCTTGCCCACAGTGGAGGAGCGAAGTTAGGCGCGGAGTTAGGCGTGGTCTCGGCTGATCACCTGATCTTCACGCCAAAGGAAGAGATTCAAGCCTTGATAAAGAGAGGCACAATTGGGACGTTCTTGCCAACCACGCCGTTCTGCTATCTCGGTACTTATGCGAAAGCCCGGGAAATCATCGGCAGCGGATTGCCTATTGCATTAGCAACCGACTTGAGCGCTGCAGACATGTGCGAATCCATGCAGATGATGATGACGATCGCAGTTCTTCAAATGAAGATGACGTCGGCGGAAGCTCTCGTAGCTTCAACATTTAATGCAGCTCATGCTATTGAGAGAGCTCATAGAATAGGAAGCCTTGAAATTGGCAAGCAGGCGGACATCGTGATTTTCGATGCGCCAAACCATGGATACTTTCCTTATCACTATGGCATAAATCTGGCAGATAGAGTCTTCAAGAATGGAAACTTGGTTGCCGAAAGAGGAAGAAGAACAAGATAA
- a CDS encoding DUF126 domain-containing protein, protein MKKPEIVLKCHKIMGGYGEGEALVSKEPVCFYLTDPKTGKVRERGHELEGKNIARKVLVFSSGKASSVVQIDGLFKLASNNVAPKAMIVRDIETVLIVSAFIANVPLVDRLEKDPFGVIDTGDFVKVDANKGIVTVIKKA, encoded by the coding sequence TTGAAGAAACCAGAAATCGTTCTTAAATGCCATAAGATAATGGGTGGCTACGGAGAGGGCGAAGCGTTAGTATCCAAGGAGCCTGTGTGCTTCTATCTCACTGATCCAAAGACTGGCAAGGTGCGAGAAAGAGGACATGAGCTTGAAGGAAAGAACATTGCCAGGAAGGTGCTTGTTTTCTCTTCGGGGAAAGCCAGCTCAGTAGTTCAGATTGATGGTCTCTTCAAGCTGGCGTCAAACAATGTCGCGCCCAAGGCAATGATTGTGAGAGACATCGAGACAGTGCTGATTGTTAGCGCGTTTATCGCGAACGTGCCCCTAGTAGACAGACTCGAGAAAGATCCGTTTGGGGTCATTGACACGGGCGATTTTGTTAAGGTGGATGCGAATAAAGGAATCGTAACCGTGATAAAGAAGGCTTAG